A section of the Epinephelus moara isolate mb chromosome 3, YSFRI_EMoa_1.0, whole genome shotgun sequence genome encodes:
- the LOC126387970 gene encoding stAR-related lipid transfer protein 13-like isoform X4 — protein sequence MTSQRRSAKLQLRRSISEQLRDSTSKAWDLLWRNVRERRLAEIEAKEACDWLRAAGFPQYAQLYEDSQFPIDISSVKRDHDFLDRDLVEPLCRRLNTLNKCASMKLDVSHPKKKGDDSDEDDPLAISKRWTFEWSSRRWSRLQDFLLDSTNESSPTGQGEGLLHSTVSSESMLTDLSEQEITEISSLHSEDSASAMPDSISMASLSASYQPPRDLPHYNSLPIKSSRHGQGGRSKAKEFLRRMEIMRTWGPSTRRKSSNCRPPLVISEPVLQGEEPHALQVLQCTPISQLEQSTQNNYQTDGETSSVPLTNDCENQSTVSVSPSSETVVPRVKEPVCTKHRTANKRSSMYLEDMVLPSQGKKTEGQNQFGRNQFRSYENLLITVPKDHKPGTFPKALSIESLAPSPGDENNGPKTRGHTSQPNNGLGEPWSGKPLSKPPCPGAPRGSRVSVYDNVPGSHLYASTGDLLDLEKEDNLFPHLDDIIQHVSGLQQIVDHWSRSVLPEGETGEGEEEGEGRTTPSEGERDGVSLNDTDSTGTSRERRDSGVGASLTRPRLRWPSFRTSDHLNQPASSLQISNQSAGQLSLLQKFSLLRLTAIMEKYSMSNKHGWTWSVPKFMKRMKVPDYKEKSVFGVPLIIHVQRCGFPLPLCLQQALSHLRTHCLDQVGLFRKSGVKSRIQALRQQCEMSPDSVSYEDQSAYDVADMVKQFFRDLPEPLLTSKLGETFLHIYQYVPKEQRLQAIRAAILLMPDENREVLQTLLCFLRDVTSLVEENQMTPMNLAVCLGPSLFHLSILKNETLSPRSIQRKYTTGRPDQKDLNENLAATQGLAHMITECQRLFQIPEEMVTQSRNSYMEAELMVPPLDELCKAHEEEVDDDEVEEDEEGSYHAHIERLVQNLLEEARDKSKGWVSRSTTDHTDLAFKKVGDGNPLRRWRACVEVPATPTEVLQRLLRERPLWQTELHQEKVLETLDKQTDVYQYSCCNMAPQPNCDFVVLRSWRTDLSKGSCALVCVSVEHDDSPRMGAVRAVVLESQYLLEPYGTGRTRLTHISRVDLRGRSPEWYNKAFGHLCINEAQRIRSSFHPPDQTSTEAKI from the exons AGATTGAGGCTAAGGAGGCTTGCGATTGGCTTAGAGCAGCGGGATTTCCACAGTACGCCCAGCTCTatgaag ATTCCCAGTTTCCAATTGACATTTCCTCAGTTAAAAGGGACCACGACTTTTTGGACCGGGATCTGGTGGAGCCTCTATGTCG gcGTCTAAATACTCTGAACAAGTGTGCCTCCATGAAACTGGATGTCAGCCACCCCAAGAAGAAA GGTGATGACTCTGATGAAGATGACCCGTTGGCCATCAGTAAAAGGTGGACGTTCGAGTGGAGCAGCCGACGTTGGTCTCGCCTCCAAGACTTCCTGTTGGACAGCACCAATGAGAGCAGCCCGACAGGTCAGGGGGAGGGTCTGCTGCACAGCACAGTGAGCAGTGAGAGCATGCTGACGGACCTGAGTGAGCAGGAGATCACTGAAATCTCCTCGCTGCACAGTGAGGACTCCGCCTCTGCCATGCCTGACTCGATATCTATGGCATCTCTGTCCGCCTCCTACCAACCACCCAGGGATCTTCCACACTACAACTCCCTGCCAATCAAGAGCAGCCGCCACGGGCAAGGGGGGCGGAGTAAAGCCAAAGAGTTTTTGCGTCGCATGGAAATAATGCGCACTTGGGGGCCGTCAACGAGGCGGAAAAGCTCAAATTGCAGACCGCCACTGGTCATCAGTGAGCCGGTGTTACAGGGCGAGGAGCCTCACGCACTGCAGGTGCTTCAGTGTACTCCCATCAGCCAACTAGAACAAAGCACTCAAAACAACTACCAAACTGATGGTGAAACCTCCTCTGTCCCCCTTACCAATGACTGCGAAAACCAATCCACGGTGAGTGTGAGCCCCAGCAGTGAGACAGTGGTGCCCAGAGTGAAGGAGCCCGTGTGTACAAAACACCGCACTGCCAACAAGAGAAGCAGCATGTATCTGGAGGACATGGTGCTGCCTTCTCAAGGTAAGAAGACTGAGGGACAGAACCAGTTTGGCAGAAACCAGTTTCGCTCATATGAAAACCTCCTCATCACCGTCCCCAAAGACCATAAACCAGGCACCTTTCCAAAAGCTCTATCCATAGAGAGCCTGGCGCCTTCCCCCGGTGACGAGAACAATGGCCCCAAGACACGGGGCCACACTTCTCAACCCAACAATGGCCTAGGTGAGCCCTGGTCTGGTAAACCTCTGTCCAAGCCCCCCTGTCCTGGAGCTCCACGGGGCAGCAGGGTGAGTGTTTATGACAACGTCCCGGGCTCCCACCTTTACGCCAGCACAGGAGACCTGCTGGACTTAGAGAAAGAGGACAATCTGTTCCCTCACTTagatgacatcatccagcatgtcAGCGGTCTGCAGCAAATAGTGGACCACTGGAGCCGCAGTGTGCTGCCTGAGGGTGAGacaggggagggggaggaggaaggggagggcAGGACCACTCCCAGCGAAGGCGAGAGAGATGGGGTCTCCTTAAATGACACTGATTCGACAGGAACCAGTCGGGAGAGGCGGGACTCTGGAGTCGGGGCCTCACTGACAAGACCACG TCTACGATGGCCCAGTTTCAGAACCTCTGATCATCTCAACCAGCCGGCGTCTTCACTGCAGATCAGTAACCAATCAGCGGGCCAGCTCAGCCTGCTGCAGAAGTTCTCTTTGCTCCGCCTCACCGCCATCATGGAGAAATACTCAATGTCTAATAAACATGGATGGACATG GTCTGTGCCCAAGTTTATGAAGCGTATGAAGGTGCCAGACTACAAAGAGAAGAGTGTGTTTGGTGTTCCCCTCATCATCCATGTCCAGCGCTGTGGCTTTCCGCTCCCTCTGTGTTTACAGCAGGCCCTCAGCCACCTCAGAACTCACTGTCTGGACCAG GTGGGATTGTTCCGCAAATCTGGCGTGAAGTCTCGTATCCAGGCTCTGAGGCAGCAGTGTGAGATGTCCCCCGACTCCGTGAGCTACGAGGACCAGTCCGCTTACGACGTGGCCGACATGGTCAAACAGTTCTTCAGAGACTTGCCGGAGCCTCTGCTAACAAGCAAGCTGGGGGAAACCTTCCTGCACATTTACCAGT ATGTCCCAAAGGAGCAGAGATTACAGGCCATCAGAGCGGCCATTTTGCTGATGCCAGATGAAAACAGGGAGGTTCTGCAGACGTTGCTCTGCTTCCTGCGTGACGTCACTTCCCTGGTGGAGGAGAACCAGATGACGCCGATGAACCTGGCTGTTTGTCTGGGACCTTCGCTCTTCCACCTCAGCATACTGAAAAACGAGACACTGTCACCAAG GTCAATCCAGAGGAAGTACACCACAGGCCGCCCCGATCAGAAAGACCTGAATGAGAACCTGGCAGCCACCCAGGGCCTGGCGCACATGATCACCGAGTGTCAGCGTCTCTTTCAG ATCCCAGAGGAGATGGTGACCCAGTCTCGCAACTCCTACATGGAGGCTGAGCTGATGGTGCCCCCGCTGGACGAGCTGTGCAAGGCTCAcgaggaggaggtggatgacgacgaggtggaggaggatgaggaggggtCTTATCACGCGCACATAGAGAGGCTGGTCCAGAACCTGCTGGAAGAGGCCAGAGATAAGAGCAAAGGCTGGGTGTCTCGCTCAACTACTGACCACACAGACCTGGCATTTAAAAAG GTGGGAGATGGCAACCCTTTGAGGCGATGGCGAGCGTGTGTTGAGGTGCCTGCAACTCCCACTGAGGTGCTGCAGCGACTGCTGAGAGAGCGCCCTCTATGGCAGACTGAACTACATCAGGAGAAGGTTCTGGAGACGCTGGATAAACAGACGGACGTGTACCAGTACTCCTGCTGCAACATGGCGCCTCAACCCAACTGTGACTTTGTGGTACTAAG ATCATGGCGTACAGACCTGAGTAAAGGCTCCTGTGCgctggtgtgtgtgtccgtCGAGCATGATGACAGCCCACGTATGGGAGCAGTGAGGGCCGTTGTGCTGGAGTCACAGTACCTCCTCGAGCCCTATGGGACTGGGAGGACCAGGCTCACACACATCTCCAGAGTGGACCTCAG GGGAAGATCTCCAGAATGGTACAACAAAGCATTTGGTCACCTTTGCATCAATGAGGCCCAGAGGATCCGCTCCTCGTTTCACCCACCAGATCAGACGAGCACCGAGGCCAAGATCTGA